A window of the Dehalococcoidales bacterium genome harbors these coding sequences:
- the speD gene encoding adenosylmethionine decarboxylase — protein sequence MNALGKHLLLELKDCNREALNDLDFIKSILPAAAIEAGATVLEKSFHQFNPKGVSGVVIIAESHLFIHTWPECGYAAVDIFTCGDTVNPEKAAWKLIKGLGSKNHSILEIQRGILDSQPEQSGAAKL from the coding sequence TTGAATGCATTAGGAAAACATTTACTGTTGGAACTGAAGGACTGCAACCGTGAGGCATTGAACGACCTGGACTTTATCAAGAGTATCCTGCCGGCAGCCGCGATTGAAGCCGGAGCTACCGTGCTGGAGAAATCTTTCCACCAGTTTAACCCCAAAGGAGTCAGCGGAGTGGTAATCATCGCTGAATCTCATCTCTTTATTCATACCTGGCCGGAATGCGGCTATGCCGCCGTTGATATCTTCACCTGCGGGGATACCGTGAATCCGGAGAAAGCCGCATGGAAACTGATAAAGGGACTCGGTTCTAAAAACCACTCTATCCTGGAGATACAGAGAGGAATTCTGGACAGCCAGCCGGAACAGTCCGGGGCAGCAAAATTATGA